ttttggagttAAGCATTAAGTATTAAAAGATCATCTGTTCATCTTCCACAATTGTGTGTCTTGACAAGCTTGATATTTGCACAGTGCTGATAATTactatatttacatacatatgaTTTACTGTGCTTTGATTCTATGTAAACAACcatagttttattttccaaaggccAGGCATGTAGTAAGAACTGtataatatttttctatttttctttttgttttgcaagatATATAATAACATTATGAAACAGCCAATTTCCAAGAATTAGTTAAAAGAGTGCACTTTTAATTTCTGGTATTAACTTCCTGTTTTCCTGCTACTAAAGTGAAAAAGGGTCATACTGAGAGTCAGTTTACCTCAATTCATAGTGAGGACTGTGCAGATCTCATGGATCCCTTCTAAAaacctcttctcccacctcccataagtattttttccagaaactgcTTAGGACTGCTCATGCTGACTTTTGGGGATTATCCCCACTTCAAACATGATGTTTATCTTCCTGGCCCATGTTAATGAACAGGGATCTTTGGAATTTAGAAAGCCCAAGACTTTTGATTTTAAACACTTTATTAAGAGGTGTTTGTTCTTGGAACTACAGAGGCTGATCACTCACCACCCCACTACCATCTGTACCAACAATAGCTTTATCTGGAAGCTAGGATTGGGACTAGAGTCCACTTCCTATTTCTGATAGTTTGTTTACACTTTTTACAAAAAGCTTGCATTGTCATGGTAGCAAAAGCACAGGTCTAGAggtaataacaatgagaaaagGACTAAACTAAACTGATAATGGGTATCTGAAGCACTTGCATCCTGCCACGCTTACAGCACAACTACATGACCTATTGGTGCAGTGATAAGCAAACAATGACAGGCTGCGTTAGTTTTGTGTGAAGTTGTATTGACTACGatattttaatgttaataaatCTCATAATAAACAGAAAGTACAGGCTCAAATATGTAACACGGGAAGACAGAACATGAAACCACTCATGCTCCAACAGCATGCTTGTTTGGCCTATTGCAATTTGTAAAGGCTGCTAAAAGTCTTCTCCTTTCACAAAGATGGGGGCAAGGGGAccctttccccacctcccctccaaaGAGTTGTGATTTTGGTTTATCTCAGAAGCTGTTGCATCCTTGTTTAGATGAACTAAACTTACTGCCCTTCTTCAAATCCTGACACAGGAAACAGCATCAGCAGGGCACTTATGATGCAGTGTTCTCGTGTAAACATGCTACAGAAATAGGCAAGATTGTCAGATTATATTTTCAAGGGTTTTTTGCGTGGAGggcttttaaaaagtgtttagaACAGAagctgagattatttttttttaaccttctgtcCCCAGCGCTTCAGACCTGCACTTGACCCAAGGTGACTGTCAAGATGGGAGCCATAAGGCTCACCCACCCCCCAACCGCAAAGCccatcaggaagaaaacaaaacgcAAGTCACCCGGTGAAAGAAAGGGGAACCGGCACTTTCCTGAACAGCGCCTCAGGTGCCGCGGTTTTAGTATGCAAAGTCAACGCAGCTACACCACCTCACAgcgtttcctctcattccctcgGGCACGGCGGCTCTAAACGAGATCAAGGAACCGCTGCAGCGTGCAAAAGAAAACAACgatttacagaatttttttttttaagtgttcctTTTAGGTATTACGGGCCCTCCTCCCGGACCCCTCTCACAGCCCCTCAgcggagggcaggcagctggtgaAGGCCCGGCCTCGTCGGCGCCTCCCCTCAGCAGGGCCGCAGCCCCGACGGGGCCTGGCTCCAGGCTGGGctgcgggggcgggcagggccctgCCATCAGCCCCACAAGCCGCCCTCAATAGGCATAAAGCGGCGGATGCAGGGACTAGCCCCATAGAAGATATTTTTTTTGCTCCTGCTCTAGCTGAAGATGGGGGAGGTGGGAACGAGTAACAAAGGGACGCGTCCCCTTTAAtcacctccccccgcccctcccacgTGGTGTAGGACAAGGGCGGGGATTCCACAATGCGTCACTTCCGTTTCTGTCGTGGCGTAGAGGAGCTGTGCGTGGAGTAGGATGTGAGTCTTGGGGTTCCCTCTCATGCTCAGTTGGGGCTGCCGCCATTTTCTCTATTCCCCACCCCTAGCTGCTGGGGGCTCAGTACCTCCCGGCCGGTGCAGGAAAGGCGCGCTGGGTAACCGTGTAGCGAGGCTTCCCCTTTTCTTCGAGTGCCCACTGTGTCCTGCGGGAGGAATGCCCCGCCGTGGAGCGGGcctggggcgggaggaggagcCGCTGTTGGGAGGGCAAAGAGGATTTGAGTGAGGGAGAAAATGGGGCAGTGGGGAACCGCCCGGCTCCGTTACCCCCGCGACGGGATCTGACCCTGCCCACTGACGACCCCCgaccctttttttttgtgttgcctTTTCTATCCTTCGCCGCCGGTAACCTGCACCCCTCTTGCTGCCACCCTGTCCTGGGAGGACCTGGGCGTCCTTGCCTGCGCCCCCATATCGGGCCCTCGCTCCTTTCtcctgggggtgtgggggggtgtaaCATAAGCCgtagaaaagaggaagaggggaagaaaatggcGGCTGGGATCCGCCTACCTGGTGTTCCTAGCTCGTACTCGCTtatctttctcattttcctttccctcgTCATCGCTTGGCCCGTCTCGTTCCACCCTCGCTCTCCCCGGTGCTTCGGTGTCTCCTCACGCTCTACCTGCCAGCTTCTCCCGAGGGGCACCCACCCCCAcgcttctttttcctccagtttctgCCCCCACCTTCCTCCATATTGTTACTCCTTCATCCTGATGCGGTCTCTGGGGTTATCCTCTGCTGGTGCCCTCGCCCCCCGCGTATCAGGCTTTTCTTGTTCGGCGTCCCGTTTTCATGTCATCGCTGTGCTTATTTTTGCATTGTCCCATTCCAGCTCTCTGCCTCCATCCTGCAGCGTGGCTTATGTGTGCTTCCCATACCctgtttcattttcagtgctACAGCTTCCATCGTTGTGCTTCAAACTATTACAACAGAATTTGCCCTACTTTAGAACCACATTGATCCATTAGCATTATTCAGagactgttttttcctttgtacatGGTTTATTTCATTGCCAGTTTAAAAACACtcctattcctttttcttttctgagatatGCTTCTTTAATCTTTTATTAGCTTTTCCTAGCTGTAgtttattttatacagtttctCCCTGTGatgcttatttttattctgaaagaacAAATGAGCTATTTATTTGTTACAAAGAGTTTCTAGTAGCAGGCAAGATGTTCAACTGCTATATCTAACCACATGTTTGCATACTAGAGAGATGTAGAAGCACACCTGGCAGCATGCATTCAAGGAAAAGTGAATGTCTGCTTGTCTGGCAAATGAATAGACTCTAGTGACTGATGTGGTAAAGCTGCAATGGAAATATTAATTGCAATACTGTAGTTCATTGTAACTAAGATGTTTTTTCAGACTTTTGTATTATTGATGGGAACTTTAGCTTAATGTATGATGATTATGCAGCTGTTGCTTGCAAATTCAACTAGGCGAAATGCCCATGTAAGAATATAGATAACGCTGGGGccttaataatttatatttatgaaTGTAATATTAAGAATTCAAATGGAGGacagtattgtattgtattttttacatTATGGTTTCTACCATACCCAGGGGTATATAAAACTGGTGAAAAATTGTCCCTTTGTAAACAGTTCAGAATCTAAAACACTGCATTTAAGGCAGTTGCAGCAAAAAGGGGAAGAGATATAAGAGGGAAGGGTGTTTGAGATCACATCTATAACATGTATTAAAGCTTatatgaaaaggcaggaaagTCTTCAGGAGGGTTTTGAATAAGATTAGCCTTTACAAACAGGTTTGAAGATGGCTTTCTAGCCATAATGGGATGTATTCATTGTATAGTGTTCTCATATTATCTTTCTCTTCCTAGAATGCCTAAGTCAAAGGAACTTGTGTCTTCAAGCTCATCTGCCAGTGATTCAGATAGTGAAGTTGACAAAAAGGTGAACATTATATGCAGTTTATAACTACTGTATTAACTCTTATATTTCAGGCTGGGGTTAAGGAACTAGGTGAGCATTGTGTCACAAAATGCATGTTATTCCATATGATTTatcagacacttaaaaaaaaaacccaaaacacccctcccaaccccaaaacaacaacaacaaaacccaacaaaacaaaacccaccccccaaaccccccaagaTTAGGGTTTGGGAGGATGCTTTTTGCTTTGCAGTAAACTTTTTCTCTTAAgttgcattttgctttcttcaggATTTTCCGTAGGGTATATCTAGCCACAAGCTTCCTGGAATTCTTTGCTGCTTTGTGGCAAGTGATGGAAGGCTTCTATATAAGCTGCCCCTGGTGGCAAGAATTTGGACTAATTTTGAgaacaccccccacaccccccttcATTTTGGTATCTGGATTACTTGCAAGTCCAAACCAAAAACCTCCACTTGCCCTGTCATCCGTGTGCCACTTGCTTATCTTGTTTgcatgttctttttctctgtttcatattCTTACATTTACTGTAATATAATCTCCTAGTTTCTCATTTAAAAGTTGAGCCAACCTGAATGTCTTTGAGTTGATAATTTTAACGTTAActgttttaaatgtataaatttagtgttctcatttatttttaatagttatttaatttttaagtttgtATAGATGTACCAGTCATTACGAACAAAAACTGAATACAATAGtgaatttatctttttaagaAATGCTAGTGGTAATGCAGACATCGAGTCTTTCTTCGCATACTGCGCTAAGACTCGTTCTGCTTTACTGAATTGGTTCAAATGTGACTTGGTTGCACTTAGCAAATTAGATGTTTTGTCAAATCTTAATATAAGAGAAAATGGtcaggtgatttttttgttgttgttagggaaatgtatttctgaaaagatATAGTCTAACAGTCCGCTTCGGTGGGCAgtaaggtgtgttttttttttttctatgacaaCCTCCCATATTTGTTGGAACTTTGTCTTTAAAAGAGATTATCTACAATATGATTCTAGCAGGTGAGACTAATTTTTGGCATCTTTGTATTACTCTTTCCTTGGGGCAGGCACGATTACTATATAACCATTAGTAGGAATAGTAACTTTGTAGCATCTGCTAGCAAAGTAATCTGATTTACAGGTGATGTTgtctgaatgttttaaaaacatgtttaatttaTCATGCTATGGACAGAGATTGGactctgatttaaagaaaaaaaaaaaattcctctgttGGATTTGATTTCCAGATCCTTTCTGCATTATCTcatctattattttttcttttttttagaagagtTGTTAGCTGTCCTGCATTTTTCATTGCACTCAGGTGGAAAGGAAGGTGAAACTTCCATCAgactttaaaattttaatgaaaactacCGAACTGACAATATTACTGCGCAAAAAGAATAGgctttttgaaatgtattttgatCTAATTCAATTCTCTTTAAAGCCAAAGTATTATGGTAAACTACACTGGGAACAGAATTAGGctcatttgaagatttttttttttaaattccagtctAAATGTACAGTATTGGATTCCTGCCTTCACAGAAGGAAGGTGATAATGTGTATTGCATAGTAGTAGTTTGTGACCTCTAACAAACTTTTTTGTAACTTATAAAATGAGTTGTGGTTcatgcatttctctttttttattcttgctcCAAGCCAAAGCGGAAAAAGCAAGCAGCTCCAGAAAAGCctgtaaagaaacaaaagactGGTGAAAGTTCAAAAGGTGCAGCTTCTTCTAAGCAAAGCAGTAACAGAGATGAGAATATGTTTCAGGTAAAATTGATGACTCTCTTAGAGCCTGGTTAAGGTAACCATTTACATCATATTCAGTATAAATTTTATGAGGCGATCTGAATATCTTGATAGCATAGTGCTTGGTCTCCTGAAGCCTTGGCCAAAGGGGATTACGATGCTAGCATGTAGATGAGATGCTCAGAAAAAGCATTGTCAGGTTTCAGCAGAGTAAAAGAATCTGAGTTGTGGCAATTGATTCTAACCCTCATGTCTTTGCCCATGGTAACTCTCTGGGTAGTCATTTTGTCTGTAAATAcagcactgttgtggtttaaccccagccggccactgagcaccatgcagccgctcgctcacccccccaccgggtgggatgggggagagaatcagaagggtaaaagtgagaaaaactcatgggttgagataaagacagtttaataggaaaagcaaaaaagccgcgcacgcaagcaaagcaaaacaaggaattcattccctacttc
This region of Calonectris borealis chromosome W, bCalBor7.hap1.2, whole genome shotgun sequence genomic DNA includes:
- the LOC142074662 gene encoding activated RNA polymerase II transcriptional coactivator p15-like; the encoded protein is MPKSKELVSSSSSASDSDSEVDKKPKRKKQAAPEKPVKKQKTGESSKGAASSKQSSNRDENMFQIGKMRYVSVRDFKGKVLIDIREYWMDQEGEMKPGRKGISLNPEQWNQLKEQISDIDDAVRKL